The following are encoded in a window of Gramella sp. MT6 genomic DNA:
- a CDS encoding MBL fold metallo-hydrolase, protein MEVTFLGTGTSQGIPIIGSDHPVCLSDNPKDKRLRVSILVNWNNLNILIDCGPDFRQQMLANNVRKLDAIFYTHEHNDHTAGLDDIRPFFFRQGDIPVYGHERVLNALQKRFDYIFTTKDKYPGAPGVKENIIENRPFNFHGLTVTPIEFMHNRLQVFGFRMEDFAYLTDIKSIEDQELEKLQDLEVLVVSALRIQPHHSHFNLKEALEFVERVKPQTTYFTHISHMLGFHDEVEKELPENVHLAYDNLKITV, encoded by the coding sequence TAACATTTTTAGGAACAGGTACATCTCAGGGAATACCAATCATTGGAAGCGATCATCCGGTCTGCCTTAGTGATAATCCAAAAGACAAGCGTTTGAGGGTTTCCATACTTGTAAACTGGAATAACTTGAATATTTTAATTGATTGCGGACCAGATTTCAGGCAGCAAATGCTTGCCAATAATGTTAGAAAACTGGATGCTATTTTTTATACCCATGAACATAATGATCATACGGCCGGTCTGGACGATATAAGGCCTTTCTTTTTCAGGCAGGGCGATATTCCGGTTTATGGACACGAAAGGGTTTTAAATGCCTTGCAAAAGCGCTTTGATTATATCTTTACTACTAAAGATAAATATCCTGGAGCTCCTGGTGTTAAGGAAAATATCATCGAGAATAGACCGTTCAATTTTCACGGTTTAACTGTTACTCCCATAGAATTCATGCATAACCGTTTACAGGTTTTCGGTTTCAGGATGGAAGATTTTGCATATTTGACTGATATCAAATCTATAGAAGACCAGGAGCTAGAGAAGCTTCAGGACCTTGAGGTCCTTGTGGTTAGCGCTCTTAGAATTCAACCACACCATTCTCATTTCAATCTCAAAGAAGCTTTGGAATTCGTAGAAAGGGTTAAACCACAAACCACCTATTTTACCCATATTAGCCATATGCTGGGTTTCCATGATGAAGTAGAGAAGGAATTACCAGAGAATGTTCATCTGGCTTATGATAATTTAAAAATTACCGTTTAG